A genome region from Hymenobacter tibetensis includes the following:
- a CDS encoding metallophosphoesterase: METYVLGDIHGAFKALEQVLERSPFRPGIDRLVHLGDVADGWPETPQCVERLLAIPGSIWLQGNHDWWTAEWMATQPKLLDLDRSWYTQGGKATYEAYQRHPSQYIRHHFLDFFCQQLPYFEDEAGNLYVHAGYDPTLPIAEQDPYDLVWSRTLWRYGLEATAYNECFIGHTPTWPASTVPYQQANVWNLDQGAAYSGCLSLMNVRTKEFVQSDIVQDLYPGIKGR; the protein is encoded by the coding sequence ATGGAAACGTACGTTCTTGGCGATATTCACGGCGCATTCAAAGCTCTAGAGCAAGTGTTGGAGCGCAGCCCCTTCCGCCCTGGCATCGACCGGCTTGTTCACTTAGGGGATGTAGCCGATGGCTGGCCCGAAACCCCGCAGTGCGTAGAGCGGCTGCTAGCTATTCCGGGGAGCATCTGGCTGCAAGGCAACCACGACTGGTGGACAGCCGAATGGATGGCCACTCAACCGAAGCTGCTTGACTTAGACAGGAGCTGGTACACCCAAGGCGGAAAGGCCACTTATGAAGCTTACCAACGTCATCCGAGCCAGTACATCCGGCATCATTTCCTTGACTTTTTCTGCCAGCAACTCCCCTATTTTGAAGACGAAGCCGGCAACCTATACGTGCACGCCGGGTATGACCCCACCCTCCCTATTGCCGAGCAAGATCCCTACGACCTTGTTTGGTCGCGCACATTGTGGCGGTATGGGCTAGAAGCTACGGCTTACAACGAATGCTTTATTGGCCACACGCCCACTTGGCCAGCCAGCACAGTCCCTTATCAGCAAGCCAACGTATGGAACCTCGACCAAGGCGCTGCTTACAGCGGCTGCCTGAGTTTGATGAATGTTCGTACCAAGGAATTTGTGCAAAGCGACATTGTGCAGGACCTGTACCCCGGCATCAAAGGGCGTTGA